In Arthrobacter ramosus, one DNA window encodes the following:
- a CDS encoding DDE-type integrase/transposase/recombinase: protein MTDAKPQRGPLARKDRAEKTALFRYQLIRGAADKTLTGRQRGPMVRALAAAEHTGPDGQPVRYSRETLDRWISAWHRDGFDGLKPRERAAGPATPETVLSLAATLKLERPQRTAAQVRRIMTETLGDAPSESTLLRHFRTLEIPTGTAAAATGRFEAGRPNEIWVGDGLHGPRIGGRKTYLFAFLDDHSRLVTAARWAFAEDAVRLSAALRPALQTHGIPDAVYVDNGSAFVDSSLARICARLGMKLIHSRPYRPQGRGKIERFFNTVTSQFLSEVTVLDAPVQTIVPGTGEDPAGTAVTSIQELNALFTSWVQMVYHRTVHSTTSMTPLARWDAGWEKRRPDRKDPDVIAEAFRWSVTRKVTKTGTVSLQGNTYQVDPALAGARIELIYDPFDLTAPVAVTAAGGVPAGKAVLLQIRRHVHPKAVNAAKDADTGAKNAASGIDYLRLVETRHKTAMTGAPISFEKMAAGAGATGTTGGPR, encoded by the coding sequence ATGACAGACGCCAAACCGCAGCGCGGGCCCCTGGCCCGTAAGGACCGGGCGGAGAAGACCGCCCTGTTCCGCTACCAATTGATCCGCGGCGCCGCAGACAAAACCCTGACTGGCCGCCAGCGCGGGCCCATGGTCCGGGCACTTGCCGCCGCCGAGCATACCGGCCCGGACGGGCAGCCCGTGCGCTACTCGCGCGAAACCCTGGACCGGTGGATAAGTGCCTGGCATCGTGACGGGTTCGACGGGCTCAAGCCGCGGGAAAGGGCCGCGGGCCCGGCGACCCCGGAGACTGTACTGTCCCTGGCAGCGACCCTGAAGCTCGAGCGCCCGCAGCGCACCGCGGCCCAGGTGCGCAGGATCATGACCGAGACCCTCGGCGACGCCCCGTCCGAGTCGACACTGCTGCGCCACTTCCGCACCCTGGAGATCCCCACCGGCACCGCGGCGGCGGCGACCGGCCGGTTCGAAGCGGGCCGCCCGAACGAGATCTGGGTCGGCGACGGGCTCCACGGGCCCCGGATCGGCGGCCGGAAGACCTACCTCTTCGCGTTCCTGGATGACCATTCCCGCCTCGTCACTGCGGCCCGCTGGGCGTTCGCCGAAGACGCCGTCAGGCTCTCGGCCGCGCTGCGCCCGGCCCTGCAGACCCACGGAATCCCCGACGCCGTCTACGTGGACAACGGCAGTGCTTTTGTCGATTCGTCCCTGGCCAGGATCTGCGCTCGGCTGGGCATGAAACTGATCCATTCCAGGCCTTACAGGCCCCAGGGCAGGGGCAAGATCGAGCGTTTCTTCAACACCGTGACCTCCCAGTTCCTCTCCGAAGTCACCGTGCTCGACGCCCCGGTCCAGACGATTGTTCCGGGCACCGGGGAGGATCCTGCCGGGACCGCGGTCACCTCGATTCAAGAGCTCAACGCCTTGTTCACCTCCTGGGTCCAGATGGTCTATCACCGCACCGTGCATTCCACCACGTCGATGACGCCGTTGGCCCGCTGGGACGCAGGCTGGGAAAAACGGCGCCCGGACCGGAAGGACCCGGACGTGATCGCCGAAGCGTTCCGCTGGTCCGTGACACGGAAGGTCACCAAAACAGGGACCGTGTCCCTGCAGGGCAACACCTACCAGGTCGACCCGGCCCTGGCCGGGGCCCGCATCGAGCTCATCTATGACCCGTTCGATCTCACCGCCCCGGTCGCCGTGACCGCCGCCGGCGGCGTCCCGGCCGGGAAAGCAGTCCTGCTTCAGATCCGCCGGCACGTCCACCCCAAAGCCGTCAACGCCGCCAAAGACGCCGACACCGGAGCGAAGAACGCCGCCTCGGGCATCGACTACCTGCGCCTGGTCGAAACCCGCCACAAAACCGCGATGACCGGCGCCCCGATCAGCTTCGAAAAAATGGCCGCCGGCGCCGGCGCGACCGGAACCACTGGAGGACCCCGATGA
- a CDS encoding ExeA family protein yields MSISNLQSHYGFTTMPFGRSIPVQALHPHPGHREAVARIQWCVAQRQTGVITGEVGAGKTVAVRAALAQLEASRHQVVYISDPTIGMRGIHTAIVTALGGSPAFYSGVLAHQTASLLAGELDERARLPVVVIDEAHLLGNTELESLRMLTNTGMDTGSHFALLLVGQPTLRRRLKLAVLAALDQRISTRFAITGMDLPETADYIRHHLKFAGRSDTLFSDDAIAEIHQASRGYPRAVNNLAVSALIATYASNKAIVDVSAAQSAITENSE; encoded by the coding sequence ATGAGCATCTCAAACCTGCAATCCCACTACGGCTTCACAACCATGCCCTTCGGCCGCTCCATCCCGGTCCAAGCCCTGCACCCGCACCCCGGACACCGCGAGGCGGTCGCCCGCATCCAATGGTGCGTCGCCCAGCGCCAGACCGGGGTGATCACCGGGGAAGTCGGCGCCGGCAAGACCGTCGCCGTCAGGGCAGCCTTGGCCCAGCTCGAAGCATCCCGCCACCAGGTCGTCTACATCTCGGACCCCACAATCGGCATGCGCGGGATCCACACCGCGATCGTGACCGCCCTGGGCGGCTCCCCGGCGTTCTACTCCGGAGTCCTCGCGCACCAGACCGCATCCCTGCTCGCCGGGGAACTGGACGAACGCGCCCGCCTGCCCGTGGTCGTAATCGACGAGGCACACCTGCTCGGCAACACCGAGCTGGAATCCCTCCGCATGCTCACAAACACCGGGATGGACACCGGCTCGCACTTCGCGCTGCTGCTGGTCGGCCAGCCCACCCTTCGCCGCCGGCTCAAACTCGCCGTCCTGGCCGCACTGGACCAACGGATCTCCACCAGGTTCGCGATCACCGGAATGGACCTGCCCGAGACCGCGGACTACATCCGCCACCACCTCAAATTCGCCGGTAGATCCGACACCCTCTTTTCCGACGACGCCATCGCCGAGATCCACCAGGCATCACGCGGCTACCCAAGAGCGGTGAACAACCTCGCCGTTTCCGCCCTGATCGCGACCTACGCCAGCAACAAAGCCATCGTGGACGTCTCCGCGGCCCAGTCCGCGATCACCGAGAACAGCGAGTAA
- a CDS encoding putative bifunctional diguanylate cyclase/phosphodiesterase encodes MVVDSPAGPALLSRDQLEYKMSGRLGFGRALHARATAADMLGASHFTVSDGLGMSEAVAVILERPEAIRYQDLLVVGEGTPRIVPVSEVFEGLSAVFRHASLHDPLTGLPNRRMLELEAPALTRDTHRSRIGILFIDLDDFKGVNDTYGHRAGDIVLAEFAQRLTGCVRDGDTVVRLGGDEFAVLLVGVDEAEAGAVADRVLECMDEHFVVDGQHLDVTATLGLAMASDVTDEGALSRLEAVLRHADDAMLNAKHAGKRRVGRISTAVNAAGIAREALIRRRLPGALPDGTLSLQYEPLRDLATGEDHGVEALVRWMDPELGQVPPAEFIPVAEHTGEILRIGAWVIDRACSQARLWSDAGTPLRVAVNVSPLQLASGTLVADVLGALDKHDVPAGLLEIEITEGTAITDMPGAAVQLQQLIDAGDGVALDDYGTAYSTLALLRALPLTTVKIAKSFIDDIDTDARAAAIVNGLIHVLQAAGVKTTAEGVERTTQLTALRGMACDTAQGYLISRPVAPADVPAVSCRP; translated from the coding sequence GTGGTGGTCGATTCCCCGGCCGGCCCGGCGTTGTTGAGCCGGGATCAGCTGGAATACAAGATGTCGGGCCGTCTGGGGTTCGGCCGTGCGCTGCATGCCCGGGCGACGGCTGCGGACATGCTGGGCGCATCCCACTTCACGGTTTCGGACGGGCTCGGGATGTCCGAAGCGGTCGCGGTCATCCTCGAGAGGCCCGAAGCGATCCGTTACCAGGATCTCCTTGTTGTCGGCGAGGGCACACCGCGGATCGTGCCGGTCTCGGAAGTCTTCGAAGGGTTGTCGGCCGTTTTCCGGCATGCCTCCCTGCATGATCCGCTCACGGGCCTGCCGAACAGGCGCATGCTCGAGCTGGAAGCACCGGCCCTGACCCGGGACACCCACCGCTCACGGATAGGGATCCTCTTTATCGATCTGGACGATTTCAAGGGCGTCAACGACACCTACGGGCACCGGGCCGGGGACATCGTGCTCGCCGAATTTGCCCAACGCCTCACAGGGTGCGTCCGGGACGGGGACACCGTGGTCCGGCTCGGCGGGGATGAATTCGCTGTGCTGCTGGTCGGCGTGGACGAAGCCGAAGCCGGAGCCGTCGCCGACCGTGTGCTGGAATGCATGGACGAGCACTTCGTCGTTGACGGGCAGCACCTGGACGTTACCGCCACGCTCGGCCTGGCCATGGCGAGTGATGTCACCGACGAAGGTGCCTTGAGCCGGCTCGAGGCAGTCCTCCGGCACGCCGACGATGCGATGCTCAACGCCAAACACGCCGGCAAACGCCGCGTCGGTCGAATCTCCACGGCGGTGAATGCGGCAGGGATCGCCCGCGAAGCGCTCATCCGCCGCCGGCTTCCCGGCGCTCTTCCGGACGGCACGTTGAGCCTGCAATACGAGCCGCTCCGGGACCTGGCCACCGGAGAAGACCACGGTGTCGAGGCGCTCGTGCGCTGGATGGATCCTGAACTGGGCCAGGTCCCGCCGGCCGAGTTCATTCCCGTCGCGGAACACACCGGGGAGATTCTCAGGATCGGCGCCTGGGTCATCGACCGCGCCTGCTCGCAGGCAAGGCTGTGGTCCGACGCCGGAACCCCACTGAGGGTCGCCGTCAACGTTTCACCCCTGCAACTGGCATCCGGCACGCTCGTCGCCGACGTCCTGGGCGCACTGGACAAACACGACGTTCCGGCCGGGCTCCTGGAAATCGAAATCACCGAAGGCACCGCAATCACCGACATGCCCGGGGCGGCGGTGCAACTGCAGCAACTGATCGACGCAGGTGACGGGGTCGCCCTGGATGACTACGGGACCGCCTACTCCACCCTCGCGCTACTTCGGGCCCTTCCCCTGACGACCGTCAAAATCGCCAAGTCCTTCATCGACGACATCGACACAGACGCACGTGCCGCGGCCATCGTCAACGGACTCATCCACGTCCTGCAAGCCGCAGGAGTCAAGACAACAGCCGAGGGCGTCGAGCGGACCACGCAACTCACTGCACTGCGCGGCATGGCCTGCGACACGGCCCAGGGCTACCTGATCTCACGCCCCGTAGCTCCCGCCGACGTCCCCGCCGTCAGCTGCCGCCCATGA
- a CDS encoding MepB family protein, with product MSEYSLRVNFHAFKRFIDLAPAPADAQPVIQVEEQNNDYESGVARIGKEQWRIRTARITSTKPGAFVAVWKRGEGGSTRPFTADESMSGLLVFVEEQERFGVFQFTKAHLISLGYVSSDFHPGKRGFRVYPAWCADLNPQASRTQRAQEAAFVEFPSSNASRP from the coding sequence TTGAGCGAATACAGTTTGAGGGTGAATTTCCACGCGTTCAAGCGCTTTATCGACCTTGCGCCTGCTCCTGCCGATGCACAGCCTGTCATCCAAGTTGAAGAACAGAACAACGACTACGAATCTGGGGTCGCCCGCATCGGGAAGGAGCAGTGGCGAATCCGCACCGCCCGGATCACGTCGACGAAGCCGGGAGCCTTCGTCGCGGTCTGGAAGCGCGGCGAAGGCGGATCGACCAGGCCCTTCACTGCTGACGAGTCGATGTCTGGACTGCTCGTCTTCGTAGAGGAGCAGGAACGGTTCGGGGTCTTTCAATTCACCAAGGCGCACCTGATCTCGCTCGGATACGTCAGCTCCGACTTTCATCCCGGCAAGCGCGGTTTCCGCGTCTATCCCGCATGGTGCGCCGACCTGAATCCTCAAGCGTCACGCACTCAGCGTGCGCAGGAGGCTGCATTCGTCGAGTTTCCTTCGAGTAATGCATCGCGACCCTAA
- a CDS encoding GAF and ANTAR domain-containing protein produces the protein MSSSPENEPAGQFQGILELQSVLVGAGNASEFLTGLSRLAAASISEASGDEIECAVTVKVRRRPLTAAGSSARAVELDRLEQAIGDGPCIKALREMSPVIIDDGSTDLRWPEVTKKFAGMGIHSSLGIPMEISDDASAALNFFASKPGAFTPDVFDKAVGFAAAARNVLHLSVRIDSAHNRAKDLESAMQSRTAIDMACGVIMAQNRCSQAQAMEILTKVSSNRNRKLRDVATELIEQLSGSGIETHFEG, from the coding sequence ATGTCGAGTTCACCGGAAAACGAGCCTGCAGGCCAGTTCCAAGGCATTTTGGAACTTCAGTCTGTTCTAGTGGGCGCAGGGAATGCATCTGAATTCCTGACCGGGCTCTCTAGGCTCGCTGCGGCCTCGATTTCTGAGGCTTCCGGCGACGAGATCGAGTGCGCAGTCACCGTCAAAGTCAGGCGCCGGCCCCTCACTGCAGCCGGCAGCAGCGCACGCGCCGTGGAGCTTGACCGGCTTGAGCAGGCTATCGGTGACGGCCCCTGCATCAAGGCACTCCGGGAGATGTCCCCTGTGATCATCGACGACGGTTCGACCGATCTGCGCTGGCCGGAGGTCACCAAAAAATTCGCCGGGATGGGCATTCATAGCTCGTTGGGGATTCCCATGGAAATCAGCGACGACGCCAGCGCCGCGCTGAACTTTTTCGCATCCAAGCCAGGCGCGTTCACCCCGGATGTCTTCGACAAGGCCGTGGGCTTTGCCGCCGCCGCTCGCAACGTACTCCACCTGTCTGTGCGTATCGACTCCGCCCACAACCGGGCGAAAGACCTGGAATCAGCCATGCAAAGCAGGACCGCCATCGACATGGCCTGCGGTGTCATCATGGCGCAAAACCGATGCTCGCAGGCTCAAGCGATGGAAATCCTTACCAAGGTCTCCAGCAACCGCAACCGCAAACTACGGGACGTAGCCACCGAACTGATCGAACAGCTCTCAGGGAGCGGGATCGAAACTCACTTCGAGGGGTAG
- a CDS encoding TfoX/Sxy family protein, which produces MQIPKPSDADKDRFRAVVPENPDVVVKPMFGNLGAFVNGNMFAGLFGPMIGVKLSDADRAALEAGHQTLPFGPEGRAMGGYVGLPEAWSDNEEQTAEWVEKAFEYVATLPPKAAKPRSSKK; this is translated from the coding sequence ATGCAGATTCCCAAACCGTCCGACGCCGACAAGGACCGCTTCCGCGCGGTGGTGCCGGAGAACCCTGATGTCGTTGTCAAGCCGATGTTCGGCAACCTGGGTGCCTTCGTGAACGGCAACATGTTCGCAGGCCTGTTCGGCCCGATGATAGGTGTCAAGCTGTCCGACGCCGACCGCGCGGCGCTGGAGGCCGGCCACCAAACACTTCCATTTGGCCCGGAGGGTCGTGCGATGGGCGGCTACGTCGGCCTGCCCGAGGCGTGGAGCGACAACGAAGAACAAACCGCGGAATGGGTCGAGAAGGCTTTCGAGTACGTTGCAACTCTTCCACCGAAAGCGGCGAAACCGCGTTCGTCGAAGAAGTAA
- a CDS encoding YegP family protein → MAGHFEVFTDNGGSCRVRLVDEFGKELAVSVPFHDKDAAARGIYAFREIAASGLIEDHTSRF, encoded by the coding sequence ATGGCGGGACACTTTGAAGTGTTCACTGACAACGGGGGCAGCTGCAGGGTGAGGCTGGTTGACGAGTTCGGGAAAGAGCTTGCCGTCTCCGTCCCTTTCCATGACAAGGACGCCGCAGCCCGGGGGATCTACGCCTTCCGTGAGATCGCGGCAAGCGGACTGATTGAAGACCACACTTCCCGATTCTGA
- a CDS encoding GAF and ANTAR domain-containing protein: protein MASNNAVTNTEQLQDLLLESPGFTEFLLGLATISASLLDGREPLLCAITVERDAGPSTVASSSAAAQRMDEKQYAFDDGPCLTALRHQHRVLIDDLQADARWAQYAHQVEGEGIRSVLAVPIQTGSSSRAALNCYAYTTGIFNEATVSRVLEHAQTISKTLRLALRLHIPEPYPEHLRSALQSRAAVDAALSLIMVENRCGRDGAMELLQLAARNNNRRLHDIAADILNKSVPQDWTSPSADHD from the coding sequence ATGGCCAGCAATAACGCAGTTACCAATACAGAGCAATTGCAGGACCTCCTGCTTGAAAGTCCGGGCTTCACCGAATTTCTCCTGGGTTTGGCCACCATCTCAGCATCGTTGTTGGACGGTCGGGAACCTTTGCTGTGCGCTATCACTGTCGAGCGGGATGCCGGCCCCTCAACGGTGGCCAGCAGTTCCGCTGCGGCGCAGCGCATGGACGAAAAGCAATACGCGTTCGACGACGGCCCTTGCCTTACGGCCTTGCGTCACCAACATCGCGTGCTGATTGATGATCTGCAAGCCGATGCCCGCTGGGCACAGTACGCACACCAGGTGGAAGGCGAAGGTATTCGCTCGGTCCTCGCAGTGCCTATCCAGACAGGCTCGTCGTCACGCGCAGCCCTGAACTGCTATGCCTATACCACCGGAATCTTCAACGAGGCCACCGTTTCCCGCGTACTGGAGCATGCCCAAACAATTTCGAAGACACTGAGGTTGGCGCTGAGGCTTCATATCCCGGAGCCGTACCCTGAACACTTGCGCTCCGCCCTGCAATCGCGCGCCGCAGTGGACGCTGCGCTGTCCTTGATCATGGTCGAGAACCGCTGTGGACGGGACGGCGCCATGGAGCTCCTTCAGCTCGCTGCGCGGAACAACAACCGGCGTCTTCATGACATCGCCGCCGACATCCTGAACAAATCAGTCCCCCAGGATTGGACTTCACCCAGCGCCGACCATGACTAG
- a CDS encoding GAF and ANTAR domain-containing protein translates to MTSTERRPTRTALAGLAAHPDQDLGIAFQDLVLASADVAEFLGALANLAAAALTTAYTDVSCGVTVVTKKKGITTASSDERVRALDELQIDFGDGPCLTALRHNSVILVLDTRHECRWGDYMEAVWRNGIGSILAVPLDLAGEAEAVMSLYSTTPHGFSGPDITAAEEFAESAAKSLRLALTISQLRNARDDLTAAMQSRSTIDTAVGIVMAQSRCGRDTAFKVLTRASNSRNVKLRDIAANVIASVSGETDPEAYFDE, encoded by the coding sequence ATGACTAGTACGGAGCGGAGGCCAACCCGCACTGCGTTGGCCGGATTGGCTGCTCACCCGGATCAGGATCTTGGCATCGCCTTCCAGGATCTTGTCTTGGCGAGCGCCGACGTCGCCGAATTCCTTGGTGCTTTAGCCAACCTGGCAGCGGCCGCTCTCACAACTGCCTACACCGACGTCTCGTGCGGTGTCACCGTTGTGACGAAGAAAAAGGGCATCACCACAGCCAGCAGCGATGAGAGAGTGCGCGCTCTCGATGAGCTGCAGATTGATTTCGGCGACGGCCCTTGCCTCACAGCACTTCGGCACAATTCAGTGATCCTTGTCCTCGATACCCGCCATGAATGCCGTTGGGGTGACTACATGGAGGCAGTTTGGCGGAACGGCATCGGATCCATCCTGGCGGTCCCGCTTGATCTGGCCGGTGAAGCCGAGGCCGTGATGAGCCTCTATTCGACCACCCCGCACGGGTTTTCCGGACCGGACATTACAGCCGCGGAAGAATTCGCCGAGAGTGCAGCGAAGTCCTTGCGTCTGGCTTTGACGATCTCCCAGTTGCGTAACGCCCGGGACGATCTCACTGCAGCCATGCAGTCCCGCTCGACCATCGACACCGCCGTCGGCATTGTCATGGCGCAAAGCCGATGCGGACGCGACACCGCCTTCAAGGTTTTGACCCGGGCTTCGAATAGCCGGAACGTCAAACTCCGGGACATAGCCGCTAATGTCATTGCCTCCGTTTCGGGCGAGACGGACCCAGAGGCCTACTTCGACGAATAG
- a CDS encoding GAF and ANTAR domain-containing protein, whose protein sequence is MARKLPLDELSTVIARIQGLLLTEEKVDRAVRLLARAIKDSVSGATGAGVSLLDSRGRRTSSASTDEVVTLADALQYELGQGPCLTAWAMEETVIVQDVATDPRWSEWSGAVKGMPILSVVSTPLIAEQECIGALKIYSDVAGGFGEDAARVLELFAAPAATLLANIQASEAPHRISEALAESLHSRDLVNRACGILMQRHALTVDLALAELMCRARRQNSTLGQISVDLVAGIPAALD, encoded by the coding sequence ATGGCGCGGAAACTACCGCTGGATGAACTGTCGACCGTTATCGCGCGAATCCAGGGCCTGCTGCTGACGGAAGAGAAGGTGGACCGCGCCGTGCGGTTGCTTGCCCGTGCCATCAAGGATTCAGTGTCCGGAGCCACCGGCGCGGGGGTCTCTCTTCTGGATTCTAGGGGCAGGCGAACCAGCAGCGCCTCGACGGACGAAGTGGTCACCCTTGCGGATGCCCTCCAGTATGAATTGGGCCAGGGACCGTGTCTGACAGCCTGGGCCATGGAGGAAACGGTGATCGTCCAGGACGTCGCAACGGATCCGCGCTGGAGCGAATGGTCTGGTGCTGTGAAAGGCATGCCTATCCTTTCGGTGGTCAGCACCCCTTTGATCGCCGAGCAAGAATGTATCGGCGCTTTGAAGATCTACTCGGACGTCGCCGGGGGTTTCGGCGAGGACGCGGCCCGAGTGTTGGAACTGTTTGCCGCCCCGGCTGCAACGCTGCTTGCGAATATCCAGGCCAGCGAAGCGCCCCATCGCATCAGCGAAGCCTTGGCTGAGTCCCTCCATAGCCGCGACCTCGTCAACCGGGCCTGCGGCATATTGATGCAGCGCCATGCTTTGACCGTTGACTTGGCCCTTGCCGAACTGATGTGCCGGGCCCGGCGGCAGAACAGCACACTGGGTCAGATCAGTGTCGATCTCGTCGCCGGGATTCCGGCGGCCCTGGACTAA
- a CDS encoding NAD-dependent epimerase/dehydratase family protein yields the protein MKVIVIGGSGHIGSFLVPRLVRAGHEVINISRGTHKSYGDAPEWQQVRRVIADRQQEDRDGTFGDRVAALQADVVVDLVCFTFESASSLVNRLRGEAGHLLHCGSVWRYGQSLKLPIAEGSESAAAPFGEYGIQKDRIARMLKDETDDGGLVTTSVHPGHIVGPGWHPIGPLGNLDPAVWYALSAGQPLQVPGSGAELMHHVHADDVAQAFEKAIQNRDAAAGEDFNIVAPTALTVRGYADIAPGWFGQSATLETVTWEHFRESTTPEYAESSWGHLYRSHCFTIEKAKSLLGYAPRYQPEQAVLESITWLIERGQLRVANPLRVLAG from the coding sequence ATGAAGGTCATCGTCATCGGCGGCAGCGGTCACATCGGATCTTTCCTCGTCCCCCGGCTGGTGCGCGCCGGCCATGAAGTCATCAACATCAGCCGTGGCACCCACAAAAGCTATGGCGACGCGCCCGAGTGGCAGCAGGTGCGCCGGGTCATCGCCGACCGGCAGCAAGAAGACCGGGACGGCACGTTCGGTGACAGGGTCGCGGCACTGCAGGCCGACGTCGTCGTCGATCTGGTCTGTTTCACGTTCGAATCGGCGAGCTCGCTCGTCAACCGGCTCCGCGGGGAGGCCGGGCACCTGCTGCATTGCGGCTCGGTGTGGCGGTACGGCCAGAGCCTCAAGCTACCGATCGCCGAGGGTTCCGAATCGGCGGCAGCCCCGTTCGGCGAGTACGGCATCCAGAAGGACCGGATCGCGCGGATGCTGAAAGACGAGACCGACGACGGCGGACTCGTCACCACGTCCGTGCACCCTGGCCACATCGTCGGGCCCGGTTGGCACCCGATCGGTCCGCTCGGGAACCTCGACCCCGCCGTCTGGTACGCCCTCTCTGCCGGCCAGCCGCTGCAAGTTCCTGGAAGCGGCGCCGAACTGATGCACCATGTGCACGCGGACGACGTCGCGCAGGCGTTCGAGAAAGCCATCCAGAACCGCGACGCGGCAGCCGGCGAGGACTTCAACATCGTCGCCCCCACCGCGCTCACCGTCCGCGGATATGCCGACATCGCCCCCGGCTGGTTCGGCCAGTCCGCAACGTTGGAGACGGTCACGTGGGAACACTTCCGCGAATCGACCACACCGGAGTACGCCGAATCGAGCTGGGGCCACCTCTACCGCAGCCATTGCTTCACGATCGAGAAGGCCAAGTCCCTGCTGGGTTACGCTCCCCGGTACCAGCCCGAACAAGCTGTGCTGGAATCCATCACCTGGTTGATCGAACGCGGGCAGCTCCGCGTCGCCAATCCGCTGAGGGTCCTGGCGGGCTGA
- a CDS encoding helix-turn-helix transcriptional regulator translates to MSSKDEVRAFLMSRRANITPSQTDLQDFGGQRRVPGLRRSEVAMLAGVSLDYYTRLERGNLRGASEHVLNALANALQLNELEREYLFGLARTATAPTAAARTGQKKPVVRESVQRVLDSMSVPAVVWNRQHDLVASNLMGRALYSPQFESDSPNLARFIFLDPRAKDYYVDWPLARQMTAAMLRMEAGRDPLNAELTALIGELSTRSPEFRSNWAERDVHEHRTGRKLFKHPVVGVVDVTYDVFEMPGEKGLWIGIYSVEEGSESAEKFALLASWAATNDQLAARRLAPPPSGHPAQNQTLTAKSSRSTGEQ, encoded by the coding sequence ATGAGTTCGAAAGATGAAGTGCGGGCGTTTCTGATGTCCCGCCGCGCCAACATCACCCCGTCCCAGACCGATCTGCAGGACTTCGGCGGGCAGCGCCGCGTACCCGGCCTCCGACGCTCAGAAGTGGCCATGCTTGCAGGGGTTAGCCTCGACTACTACACCCGCCTCGAGCGGGGGAACCTCCGCGGGGCGTCAGAGCATGTACTGAACGCCCTCGCCAATGCCCTGCAACTCAACGAGCTCGAACGGGAATACCTCTTCGGACTCGCCCGCACCGCCACGGCGCCGACAGCCGCCGCTAGGACCGGGCAGAAGAAGCCGGTAGTGCGCGAATCGGTGCAACGGGTTTTGGACAGCATGAGTGTTCCTGCCGTGGTGTGGAACCGTCAACATGACCTCGTCGCCTCGAACCTCATGGGGCGGGCGCTGTACTCGCCGCAGTTTGAATCCGACAGTCCCAACCTCGCGAGGTTTATCTTCCTGGACCCGCGGGCGAAGGACTATTACGTGGACTGGCCGCTGGCCAGGCAGATGACAGCAGCAATGCTTCGCATGGAAGCAGGACGCGATCCGCTGAACGCCGAGCTGACCGCCTTGATCGGGGAGCTTTCCACCCGCAGCCCGGAGTTCCGTTCGAACTGGGCTGAGCGAGACGTGCACGAGCACCGCACCGGCCGGAAGCTGTTCAAGCACCCGGTGGTGGGGGTCGTTGACGTTACCTACGACGTGTTTGAGATGCCGGGGGAGAAGGGGTTGTGGATCGGGATCTATAGCGTCGAGGAGGGTAGCGAATCCGCGGAGAAGTTCGCACTCCTCGCCAGCTGGGCCGCCACCAACGACCAGCTCGCCGCGCGAAGGCTCGCGCCGCCGCCGTCCGGTCACCCCGCCCAGAACCAAACACTCACAGCTAAATCGTCACGAAGCACTGGAGAGCAATGA